The proteins below come from a single Fusobacterium nucleatum genomic window:
- a CDS encoding replication initiator protein A, producing the protein MKKEKNIQDEDKKIIEVIETENFEVSKTGSLADDLMKFENINDIKIENQEVPDIEVQEIYIRETGNYLNLHENFINIPIEMIYFPFFTPQKQNKRINFKYTFEDLGVTMYSTLIPKDKKDKVFQPSIFEEKIYTFLISMYQEKTNQKNDDSEVAIEFEISDFIVNFLGNKMNRAYYAKVEQALKNLKSTIYQFEISNHTKFGKNKFEDSSFQLLNYQKLKVGKKIFYRVILNKNIVNKIKSKRYIKYNTKNLLEIMVKDPIASRIYKYISKIRYKNNKGEINVRTLAAIIPLKIEQRVERIVKNGVKEYYLNRMKPVLTRILKAFEVLLELKYLLSFEEIYKKDENTYYISYVFNKERDGDCHVSEFVKKNGKNIVKENLDGVEEIIDVNADIEYQDNIEYLINKAKENPKISVKWNAWVDKKIKKILNEDGEEMLKRVLNILIHMDKNIEIGLSNYISGILKNIGGKGSKKINNINMTIFENVNKGKGLKNKNQIKQARKKGMERISNFKEIINENNFLENKSETKTGKLLLEINETIDSVDEKTYNIGEKNLDGILSYFDEATRIEIEEKALEKIKKEIDNSNIDVILNVKKFSKTMYYKMIGATIMEILKSEYQEMLEKINKNDK; encoded by the coding sequence ATGAAAAAAGAAAAAAATATTCAAGATGAAGATAAAAAAATTATTGAAGTTATAGAAACAGAAAATTTTGAAGTTTCAAAGACTGGTTCTCTTGCTGATGATTTAATGAAATTTGAAAATATTAATGATATAAAAATTGAAAATCAAGAAGTTCCAGATATAGAAGTTCAAGAAATATATATAAGAGAAACAGGAAATTATTTAAATTTACATGAAAATTTTATAAATATTCCTATTGAGATGATTTACTTTCCATTTTTTACTCCACAGAAACAAAATAAAAGAATAAATTTTAAATATACTTTTGAAGATTTGGGAGTAACTATGTATAGCACACTTATTCCTAAGGATAAAAAAGATAAAGTTTTTCAACCTTCTATCTTTGAAGAAAAAATTTATACTTTTTTAATTTCTATGTATCAAGAGAAAACAAATCAAAAAAATGATGATAGTGAAGTTGCAATAGAATTTGAAATTTCAGATTTTATTGTTAATTTTTTAGGAAATAAGATGAATAGAGCTTATTATGCTAAGGTTGAACAAGCTTTAAAAAATTTAAAAAGTACTATCTATCAATTTGAAATTTCTAATCATACAAAATTTGGAAAAAATAAATTTGAAGATAGTTCATTTCAACTTTTAAATTATCAAAAATTAAAAGTTGGAAAAAAAATTTTTTATAGAGTCATATTAAATAAAAATATTGTAAACAAGATAAAAAGTAAGAGATACATAAAATATAACACAAAAAATTTACTTGAAATTATGGTAAAAGACCCAATAGCTTCAAGAATATATAAGTATATAAGTAAAATAAGATACAAGAATAATAAAGGTGAAATAAATGTTAGAACTTTAGCAGCAATAATTCCATTGAAAATAGAACAAAGAGTTGAAAGAATAGTAAAAAATGGAGTTAAAGAATATTATTTGAATAGAATGAAACCAGTTTTAACTAGAATTTTAAAAGCTTTTGAAGTTCTACTAGAATTGAAATATCTATTAAGTTTTGAAGAAATATATAAAAAAGATGAAAATACTTATTATATATCTTATGTTTTTAATAAAGAAAGAGATGGAGATTGCCATGTATCTGAGTTTGTTAAAAAGAATGGAAAAAATATAGTAAAAGAAAATTTAGATGGTGTTGAAGAAATAATTGACGTCAATGCAGATATTGAATATCAAGACAATATTGAGTATTTAATTAATAAAGCCAAAGAAAATCCAAAAATTTCAGTAAAATGGAATGCTTGGGTGGATAAAAAAATTAAAAAGATTTTAAATGAAGATGGAGAAGAAATGTTAAAAAGAGTTTTAAATATTCTTATTCATATGGACAAAAATATAGAAATAGGTTTATCTAATTATATCAGTGGAATATTAAAAAATATTGGTGGAAAAGGTAGTAAGAAAATAAATAATATAAATATGACTATCTTTGAAAATGTCAACAAAGGTAAGGGCTTAAAAAATAAAAATCAAATAAAACAAGCAAGAAAAAAAGGTATGGAAAGAATTTCAAACTTTAAGGAAATTATAAATGAAAACAATTTTTTGGAAAATAAATCTGAAACTAAAACTGGAAAATTATTATTAGAAATAAATGAAACTATTGACAGTGTAGATGAAAAAACATACAATATAGGAGAAAAAAATTTAGATGGAATTTTATCTTATTTTGATGAAGCAACAAGAATTGAAATTGAAGAAAAAGCTTTAGAAAAAATAAAAAAAGAGATTGATAATAGTAATATAGATGTAATATTGAATGTAAAAAAATTTAGTAAGACTATGTATTATAAGATGATAGGTGCAACTATAATGGAAATATTAAAGAGTGAATATCAAGAAATGCTTGAAAAAATAAACAAAAATGACAAATAA
- the yaaA gene encoding S4 domain-containing protein YaaA — protein sequence MKNIEKVKISTEFIKLDQFLKWLAIVDSGSQAKQVILDGRVKVNDEVETRRGRKIYPEYKVEIFDKIYVVE from the coding sequence ATGAAAAATATAGAAAAGGTAAAAATATCAACAGAATTTATCAAACTTGATCAGTTTTTAAAATGGCTTGCTATTGTAGATAGTGGTTCGCAAGCAAAACAAGTTATTTTAGATGGTAGGGTTAAAGTTAATGATGAGGTAGAAACAAGAAGAGGTAGAAAAATTTATCCTGAATATAAGGTAGAAATCTTTGATAAAATTTATGTTGTGGAATAA